The window AACAGGGCACGCTCCGAACAGCGGCGGCCAGAGCGTCCACAAATGCATGGGGACAGCGCATGGCGGGAGCGCGCAACGAGGAGGCGAGGGGAAATGCGCGAGCTTCACATAGAGAACAAGGGGAATGTGCCAAAAAGAGGCGTCTCTACTGCTTGCGGCAACGATTGACGCGAGCCTACTAAGTAGCGTATCCTCGCGCACAATATATCGTTGGACGGCTTCCGGTTTTCCCCGTTTGACCGCAAACCGTCGCAGGACACCGAAGGCCGGTCGAACCGGCGAGTGGTGAGAGAGAAAGGGTGCCCCATGACGCAGCCCAGCGGGACCAGCCGCCAGACTATGCGCTATAGCCTCGACGAAGTGCTCTCCGGGATGCTGGCTTCCACCACGCGCGGCGATTTCACGGACGACACGCAGCGCCTTGGCGTGATATTCAAGGCGCTGTCCGAGAAGCACGCCCTGCTGGCCCCCTTCGCGGCGGTTGGCGGCGAGGCCGACTTCTCCGCTCTCTTGCAGGGCGCGCTGCAGAAGATGGTGGACAAGAAGATGCTATCGCGCGAGGCCGGACGCTACGTGCTGACGGAGAAGGGCCGCGCCTCCTGCGTCAGCAGCAAGCAGATCCTGTTCAACAGGAGCGATGTCGGGCTGCTCGAAGCCGCCGCTCGGGACTTCGACGCCGCCTGCGCGTAGTCGGCGCGCCTGGCCGCGGCGCTGTCGCGGAGCGGCGTCCCTCCCCTTTTATCCGCCAGGCCACCGCCACCTGCGACGTGCAGTGCGCGTGATACCGTCCTGTCATTCCTCGGTCGTCCGCCTTTCCAAGAAAGGACTCACTGGGAATATCAACATGCGCGCGCCGCGTGGTAAGGAGAGTGCAGGGAACCTCGTTCCCGCCGGGGGACAACGGGGGATACCCCCGTTATTTCTCTTCCCCCTCTCCGTGAACGGAGAGGGGGCTAGGGGGTGAGGTCATACCGCCACCTGCGATGTGCACTGCGGGCAGCGCGTCGCCTTGAGGGCTATCCGCGAGAGGCAGTACGGGCACTCCCGCGTTGTCGACGCTGCGGGAGCGCTCTTCTCATCCATCCACCGGTTCACCTGTCGCACCAGAATGAAGACCGCGAAGGCGACAATGAGGAACTCCATGATGGTCGTGAGGAAGACGCCGTAGTTGATGGTGGCAGCGCCCGCCGCCTTCGCGTCCGCGAGCGTCGCGTACCTCTCGCCCGAGAGGGGGATGAACAGGTTCGCGAAGTGGACGCGGTTCAGGACGAGGCCGATGGGCGCCATGATGATGTCATTGACTAGCGACGAAACGATCTTGCCGAACGCCGCGCCGATGATGACGCCGACGGCCATGTCCATGACGTTGCCGCGGGCTATGAACTTGCGGAACTCTTGCAGCATGGGGCCTCCTACTTTATCAACACAAACCTATTTGCTTGTGTCCTTCGCATCAAGGAAACGCATGGTTTCTTCAAATTCCTTGAGCTTACTTGGAGCCACGTACACGTACTCCACTACTGCGCGGAAAAATTCTTCTATGCCACGCACTTGGATGGACTTGACGCCTTTGGTGATGTTGTGCGCACCAGCATTGCCAAGAACCCGAAGCACATCCGTCATTTTTGACAAGACCGGAGGGATCTCACCCTTATTTGCCATATCAAGAAGACGCTTTTGCAGGTTTCCCTTCTTCGCTTTGCGGTCATCGCAAACAGCCTCTAATGCCCGTCGTATCTGCGTGGCGAAAGCATTGGGAGCCGAGTGTTTTATCCTTTGCGCTTCGGCATAGCATCCAGCAACAACCTGCGGAACGGACCCGTGGAGAATTCCGGGATCCGGCCAAAGTAGAGTCGCGGCGGCAAATTCGGCCTCGCTAACGAATTCGAATTCCGCGTGGTATACAAGGATCTCGCCGCACGTTTCGCAAACAACCACATAGTACGCGCTAGGGGTATCATCGCCAATCAAATTGCCATCTACTGAATAGCTTTCGCCGAGATAACGTTGGGTATGCACGACACGCTGAGGCGCTCGGTTGCCACAGTGTGGACAATAATTGACAAGTCGAACTTGCTTCTTTGTGCTCTGTCTCTTTGTTTTCGACCGTGACTTTTCTTGTCGCATCGCAACGCTTATCCCCTTCCACGCCGTCTCGCGTCCCTCCGCGACGAGCGCATCCTCCACGCGCGGCCCTCGCCTACGCGCCACGCCTCCTTACGCAAGTTGAGGCCGCACCCGCTCGTTCCACAGCCGCAGGAAGCGGCGCCGGTCGGTCCCGCGCACCTGCAGCGATATCTGCGTCACGCCCATCGCCTGCATCTCCCGCGCTCTGCGGACGAACGTCTCCGGCGAGCCGCAGAGGGAGAACGACCGCGCGAGGTAGTCCGCCACGCCCGGATCGTCGGCCAGGCGCGCGTGCGTCGGCGTGCCGAGCGCGCCGTGCAGCAGCGGCTGATACTCCCGCTGGATGCGCTGCATCGCGGGCGCGAACTCCGGCGGCAGGTGCATCCCCTCGGTGGTGTAGCGGAAGACGTGGTGGGCGCGCGTGACCAGCGACGACTTCAGCTCGTTCAGGGCGGTGGCGTCGTCCTCCGCCAGATTCGCCATGACTCCCCACCATACGTCAACGTCGTCCGGCTTGCGTCCCGCTTCCCGCGCCCCCGCGCGGACCTGCTCCAGCGTCTCCCTGACCGCCTCCGGCGAGATGACCCCGGCGCAGATAGCGCCGTCGCCGACGCGTCCCGCCAGGCGCGCGGTCTTCGGCCCGGACGACGCGACGTACACGGGCACGCTGCGCTTCGCGTACGACAGCGCGACATGCCGCCCCTGCCACTCCGCTTTCCCATGCGCCATGAGGTCCTTGACCGCCCTCACGTACTCCTCAAGGTACGCCATCCGCGACGGCTTCATGTCGGCGTTGAGCACCGCGCTGTCGCCGCTCCCTATGCCCAAGTACGCCCTGCCGCCGGACACCTGGTCAACGCTGACGATGGCGGAGGCGGTGACCGCGGGATGGCGCGTGAGGGGGTTCGTGACCCAGGGGCCGATGAGGAGGTTGCGCGTGCGCACGGCGGCCAGAGTGCAGCGGACGTAGGTGTCCAGATAGATGGACTGCGAGTCGCCGACGCCGAGGCCCCAGAACCCGGACGCATCGGCGATGTCCACGTACTCGAGCCAGTCCGCCAGCTCGTCCCTGCCGGCGAACGATATCTTGAAGTTCACGCTCATGGCGGCGGCTCCTTCATTCAGCGTTGTGTGACCCGCCTGGTGTGATGTCTCAAAAACCCTTTTACAGTGACCCAACTGATGTTGTCATTCCCGCTTTCGCGGGAATCCAGACTGTACCCCTGGATTCCGGATCAAGTCCGGAATGACGGACATTGTAAAGCGGTTATTGAGACGCTACATTACCCCTTCCAGTCCGGCTTGCGGCCCTCCACGAACGCCTTGTAGCCTTCCTTCGCGTCCGGCCCCGGGCCCACGAGCGTCCGCACGTTCGTCGCGTAGCGCAGCCCCTCGTAGAACTCCATGTTGAACGCCCTGTCCAGGTGCGCCAGCGTCATCTTCACACCGTGCGGCCGCATCTGCGCGATCTTCCGCGCCATCTCCATCGCCCCCTCGACCGCCTTGCCGGGCGGCGTCGCCTCCACCGCGAACCCGTAGCGCTCCGCGTCCTTGCCGTTCAGCACGCGGGCCGTCAGAATCATCTGCTTCGCGCGCTGTAGCCCGACAAGCCGGGGCAGCCGCGTGGACGCGCCCCAGCCGCCCAGTCCTGCGCCCAGGTTCCGCAGGTGCAGGTCGCTGACCTCCGCCGTCTCCGCGCACACCCGCAAGTCGCACGACATGGCCAGCTCGATGCCGCCGCCCGTGCACGTGCCGTCAATGGCCGCGATGGACGGCTTCAGCATGTCCTCGATGGTGTTCAGCAAATCGTTGGCCTTCAGCCCGAACACGTACGTGCGCTTGTCGCGCTCCTTGAGGTCGGCGCCCGCGCAGAAGCACGGACGACCGTCGGGCCGGGGACTGCCCGTGAAGATATAGACGTGGATGTCGTCGTCCGCCTGAATCTCGTCCACGGCGGCGCGCAACTCGTCCATCATCGCGTCGGTGATGGAGTTCAGGGCCTGCGGGCGGTTCATGGTGATGAGTGCGATGTGCGGCTCCGGCTTCTCGAACTTGATGCTCTGGTAGTCCACGGCGCGCCTCCTTGCGTGTAGTAGAAATGACGAGCCGCATCGAGCGACTCTGAGGTCGGCGTCAGTGTAGCGCGTTTCGCGAGAGGGGGAAAGAGCACAATGAACAACTGAGGAGGTCAGACGGTGGGGTGCGCGACCTACACGGGGAAGACCAGCACGGACAGGTCGCTGAACGGGGCCTTCTCGCGCGCAAGCTCCGCGAGGGTGAACCCGCGCTCGCGCTGGCCCGGACGGGTCAGCTCCTCGAAGACGCGCACGACGCGCGTGGGGGCCACGCCCGCGGCGACCAGCAGCCGCGCGATGTCCGCAGGCATCAGGTCGAACGGACGCGGCAGCGCGATGACGTGGCGCCTGTTCTCCTTGAGCGCGGCGGCCAGCTCCGCCACGTCGTCGCCGATGGACGCGCGCTTGTGCAGCGTCACAAACAGGCTCTGCTCAACAGGCACGCCCGACAGCGCGGCGGCCACCTGGATGGAGCTGATGCCCGGCATGACCTCGACCTCGCCGCAGGCGCGCCGGACGCGCTCCACCAGTTCCCGCGCCGAGACCGAGGGGTCGCCCGCGGCGCAGACGACGCACCGCTTGCCCAGACGGAATGCCGCTCCCACCCGCGCGAGCATCTCTTCCTGGTTCTTGTAGTCCATGACGAGGCGCTCACCTGTGACCCACTTGTCCACGGTGGCGAGCACCGTCTTGAACCCGGCGACGACCTCCGCCTGGGTGACGATGTCCACGCCACGGAGCGTCATGTAGTCGGGGTCGCCAGGGCCTACGCCCAGAATGACAACTTTCGACATAAGGCCCCTTTGCAGACTACTTGGGAATAATGACTTCGATGTTCTTGTAGGCGATGGCCTCCGCCACCACGGGAGGAAGCTGGCCCAGCACAAAGCGGAGGTATGTCACCGCCTGCTTGACCTGCGCGGGGTCGGGTCCCACGTCCACGCCCGCCACGAAACGACTGGGGAACTGCTGGAACAGGACCTTCCACGCCTCGCGGACAGTGCCGTCCGGATTGACCAGCGAGTCCGGCGCCGAGGGCGGCAACAGGAGCAGACCTCCCGACAGGTCCATGTAGAGGTTCGGGTATTTAACGAGCAACTGCTCAATCTTGGACGTGGTGGTGTGGCCCAGGACGGGGTACTGGTCCCGAGGCTCGCCCGCGTGGGACCAGATGACGAACGCGCGGGGATTGTGCGCCACCATGTGCTCCAGTTCGTCGCTGAAGACATGGCCGGCGCTCACCATGATGGGCGCCCGCAACTCGGCGGCCATGTCCATCACTTCGAGCAGACGCTGGTCGTCGGGCGGCACATTGGCGGTCAGAGGCCCCGGCTGCCCCTTGACCGTCGAATCGCCGCGCGTGATAACCTCGCCGATGCCCCGGAACACGCGCGACGTCAGCTCCTGGCGCACCTCCTCGATGGGCCGGTACACGGCGGGATAGTCGCGCACCGCAAAGCTCCACGTGGAGAAGGGGATGAAACGGTCCGGGTAGCGGCCCGCCACCGCGAGCGGCAGGGGCGCGGCGCCCGGGCCCCACAGGAGCACCACCTTGTCAATGCCCGCCGCGTCCAGCGCCTTGGGGTAGCCGTCCAGGCTGGCGAACTCAGGGCCAAGGTAGGAGTGGTGCGCGTCATACAGCTTGCCCGTGTACGGCTTGATGTCCACGAAGTTGTAGATGGACGCCGTGGCGATGTCAAAGCAGCAGGTCAGCTCCTTCCGCGCCACCTTGAGCGCACCGCGCGCGGAGGTGAGCGCGGCGTCCGCTTTGTTCAGGTCGGCCTGGAGCGACTGGACCTGGCGCTGCGAGGCCTCGGCGCGGGACTGGGCCTCCCGCGCGGAGTCAAGGTCTTTCCGCGTCCGCGCAAGCTCGGCCCTCGCCTGGGCAAGCTGGGCCTGCAGGCTGTCCAGTTGCGGCTGGGCCGTCGCGGTCGCAACGAGATACGCCGACACGCCTCCCGCCATCAGGCCAAGGGCGATCCCCACCACGAGCCATCCGAATCCACGCAAATATAACATAGCAATCGGTTATCCATTCTACTCCACGACGGCCCGCCGCTCAATGAACGGCAGCCTTGGTCTGTTGGACAGCGTCCGCATCTCCAGACACGCGCTCTTCGACCACTGGGTAGCTCACCGCGCTCCACCTGAAGGCCCAGCGCGTCACGTGTTTCACTCTTGGGATTTGTGAATAAAAGCACAACTTATTTGACAAATGGACTGCCTTCCAGTCCCAATTGCCAGAGTGTCCGGCCCGCCGTCCCATTTCTATTGTGACCGCATCGGCACACTTGGAGACCGCCTTTCCTTGCAGGCCTCTGTATTTCTGAACTCATTCCGACTATAATGGCAGCATATGAATGCGCATAGCCTCTCCGCCCTTCGTCGCATCTTCACCATCCTTCTTCTGCTCGCAGGCGTTGCTTCGCTGGCCGTAGACGTCGCGCGAGCGGCGGCGCCGACCATCCGCGTGCTGCAAATCAAAGGCACCATTAATCCGGTAACCGCGGGTTACCTTGTCCGCGGCATCCAGCAGGCCGAGGAGGACCGCGCGGGCGTTGTCCTCATTGAGGTGGACACGCCGGGCGGCTTGGACACGTCCATGCGCGAGATGGTCCAGGCCATTGTGAACTCCCGCGTGCCCGTGGTCACCTATGTTGCCCCCGCGGGAGCGCGGGCCGCCTCCGCAGGCATGTTCATCGTCATGGCGGGGCACATAGCGGCCATGGCGCCCAACACGGCCATCGGCGCGGCGCACCCGGTGAACCTGGGAGGCGGCGAGCAGTCCAGCCAGGACAGAGTGTCCGCGAACAAGGCTGAAGCAGACGCGGCCGCCTACGCCCGGAGCATCGCCGAGTTGCGCGGCAGAAACAAGGAATGGGCGGAGGGCGCCGTGCGCCTCACGGACACGGCGAAAGGCTCCGCGACCGCCGACGAGGCGCTCAAGCTCAACGTCATAGACCTGGTGGCCACGAACCGCGACGACCTTCTGGATAAGCTGGAGGGGCGCAATGTCCGCCTGCTGACCGGAGAGGCGACCCTTCAGACACGCCTGGCGCCGCAAGAGGTCGTTGAGATGTCGCTCTTCGAAAGCTTCCTTTTCGCCATCAGCAACCCCAACGTGGCGTTCATCCTCCTGTCGCTGGCGACCATCGGCATCTTCTTCGAGCTTGCCAATCCCGGCGCCATTCTGCCCGGCGTGGTCGGCGGCGTCTTTCTCCTCCTGGCGCTCTACTCCCTGGGCACGCTGGACGTCAACTGGACGGGCCTGCTCCTGATCGCGTTCGCCTTCCTGCTGTTCCTGGCCGAGGTTTTTGTGACCAGCCACGGCATCCTGGCGGTGGGCGGCGTCATCTCATTTGCCCTCGGGGCCATGCTCCTGTTCTCCGCCAGCCCCCTCTTCGCCCTCGACCTGCGGGTGTTGGGAATAGTCCTCGCGGCGCTGATCGCGTACTTCGCGTTCGTCACCGTCATGGTGCGCAAGGCGCACCTCCTGCGCGTAACGGTGGGAGGCGCGGAGACTCTGGTGGGACGGACCGCGACAGCACGGACGGACCTCAGCCCCGAAGGCTACGTGTTCATTGAAGGGGAGCGATGGCTGGCCCGCGCCGAGGGAGCGCCTGTCAAGGAAGGCGACACGGTGACGATCTCCAAGGTGAAAGGCATGAAGCTGTGGGTCATGGCGGCCCGCAAGGAAGAAGAGGAAAACGCATGAATGTCATCACGCTCATCGTTGCCCTGGGCATTCTGCTCCTGCTGCTGCTCATCATTGTCCCTTCGACTGTCCGTATCGTCCAGGAGTATGAGCGGGGCGTCATGTTCCGGCTGGGCAGGTTGCTTGGCCCGCGAGGCCCGGGCGTCATCGTGATGATTCCCTTCGTTGAGCGTATGCAGAAGGTGGACCTGCGTATCATCACGCTGAACGTGCCCGCGCAGGAGTGCATCACCAAGGACAACGTCACGGTGCGGGTCAACGCCGTCGTGTACTTCCGCGTTGTGGACCCGAACGCCGCCGTGGTCAAGGTCGTGGACCATATTCAGGCCACATCGCTCATGTCCCAGACGACCCTGCGGAGCGTCCTGGGCCAGTCTGACATGGATGAGCTCCTGACCCAGCGGGAGCGCATCAACCAGCGGCTCCAGCGCATTATTGACGAGCAGACCGAGCCATGGGGAGTCAAGGTGAGCCAGGTCGAAGTCAAAGACATGGAGTTGCCCCAGGGGATGCAGCGGGCGATGGCGCGTCAGGCGGAGGCCGAGCGCGAGCGCCGGGCCAAGATCATCCACGCCGAGGGCGAGGCCCAGGCGGCGGAGCGGCTCGCCCAGGCGGCGCAGCTCATGTCCGTACATCCCGCATCACTGCAGCTCCGCTACCTGCAGACCCTGGCGGAGATATCCACCGAGAAGTCCACCATCGTGGTCTTCCCGCTGCCCGTGGACCTGCTGCAGGGGTTCCTGAAGACAGTACCTAGCAGTCCGCCGACCCCGCCAGCCAAGACCAGCTAGCCCTGCCAATCCAAGTTGCGCGGGCTTCGGCCCGCGCAGGTCAGGAAAGCACCGGCGGAGCGCATCGCTCCCATCCCGATGTGCGGCCGCTGCGGACGTCGTCGTATGAACGACACCAGAAGCACATCTTCATGCCCGGGTCCTCTCCGGCGGGCTCCCATTGAGCGCAGCCCATCCCGTCGGGGACTACCCACTTCCCCCCGCGAGGACACAGCACCATTCCGTAGAAACGCCTGAAACAGTTCCCGCAAAGATTCTCGCCGCCCAGGAAAATGCCGCCTCCGTGCTGACAAACCGCCATGGCGCACCTCCTGCTTGATCTGCCGCTCCGTCCAAAACTCCGCCAAGCCCATTGTACAGGGCGCAAGTCGCAAGGCAACAAACAAAGCGCACATTTACGTCACAGAGGCCAGAGCGATGACATCCCAGGCCAGGGGTCGGGCGACAGCTAGTCCAGGCCCAGCCGCTCCAACTCCGCGTCGCCCATGCCGAAGTGGTGTGCGACCTCGTGGAGAACGGTGATGCGCACCTCCTCCACGACCTCGTCGTCCGAGGCGCAAGCGGCCTCGATAGGCTTCTGGAAGATAAGAATGCGGTCGGGGAGCGCCATGTTGTAGTCGAAGCGCTCGGTGAGCGGTACGCCCATGTACAGGCCCAGCAGGTCGCGTTTGTCCTCCGCGCCCGCCTCATCCAGGTGCTCCGGAAAGACCGCATCCCCAGCCTCCAGCCACTTCTTGCCCTTTGCCCTCGCCACGTCCAGCAGCAC of the Dehalococcoidia bacterium genome contains:
- the mscL gene encoding large conductance mechanosensitive channel protein MscL; amino-acid sequence: MLQEFRKFIARGNVMDMAVGVIIGAAFGKIVSSLVNDIIMAPIGLVLNRVHFANLFIPLSGERYATLADAKAAGAATINYGVFLTTIMEFLIVAFAVFILVRQVNRWMDEKSAPAASTTRECPYCLSRIALKATRCPQCTSQVAV
- a CDS encoding DUF4145 domain-containing protein, whose translation is MHTQRYLGESYSVDGNLIGDDTPSAYYVVVCETCGEILVYHAEFEFVSEAEFAAATLLWPDPGILHGSVPQVVAGCYAEAQRIKHSAPNAFATQIRRALEAVCDDRKAKKGNLQKRLLDMANKGEIPPVLSKMTDVLRVLGNAGAHNITKGVKSIQVRGIEEFFRAVVEYVYVAPSKLKEFEETMRFLDAKDTSK
- a CDS encoding LLM class flavin-dependent oxidoreductase codes for the protein MSVNFKISFAGRDELADWLEYVDIADASGFWGLGVGDSQSIYLDTYVRCTLAAVRTRNLLIGPWVTNPLTRHPAVTASAIVSVDQVSGGRAYLGIGSGDSAVLNADMKPSRMAYLEEYVRAVKDLMAHGKAEWQGRHVALSYAKRSVPVYVASSGPKTARLAGRVGDGAICAGVISPEAVRETLEQVRAGAREAGRKPDDVDVWWGVMANLAEDDATALNELKSSLVTRAHHVFRYTTEGMHLPPEFAPAMQRIQREYQPLLHGALGTPTHARLADDPGVADYLARSFSLCGSPETFVRRAREMQAMGVTQISLQVRGTDRRRFLRLWNERVRPQLA
- a CDS encoding enoyl-CoA hydratase/isomerase family protein, whose amino-acid sequence is MDYQSIKFEKPEPHIALITMNRPQALNSITDAMMDELRAAVDEIQADDDIHVYIFTGSPRPDGRPCFCAGADLKERDKRTYVFGLKANDLLNTIEDMLKPSIAAIDGTCTGGGIELAMSCDLRVCAETAEVSDLHLRNLGAGLGGWGASTRLPRLVGLQRAKQMILTARVLNGKDAERYGFAVEATPPGKAVEGAMEMARKIAQMRPHGVKMTLAHLDRAFNMEFYEGLRYATNVRTLVGPGPDAKEGYKAFVEGRKPDWKG
- the cbiE gene encoding precorrin-6y C5,15-methyltransferase (decarboxylating) subunit CbiE, which gives rise to MSKVVILGVGPGDPDYMTLRGVDIVTQAEVVAGFKTVLATVDKWVTGERLVMDYKNQEEMLARVGAAFRLGKRCVVCAAGDPSVSARELVERVRRACGEVEVMPGISSIQVAAALSGVPVEQSLFVTLHKRASIGDDVAELAAALKENRRHVIALPRPFDLMPADIARLLVAAGVAPTRVVRVFEELTRPGQRERGFTLAELAREKAPFSDLSVLVFPV
- a CDS encoding amidohydrolase family protein encodes the protein MLYLRGFGWLVVGIALGLMAGGVSAYLVATATAQPQLDSLQAQLAQARAELARTRKDLDSAREAQSRAEASQRQVQSLQADLNKADAALTSARGALKVARKELTCCFDIATASIYNFVDIKPYTGKLYDAHHSYLGPEFASLDGYPKALDAAGIDKVVLLWGPGAAPLPLAVAGRYPDRFIPFSTWSFAVRDYPAVYRPIEEVRQELTSRVFRGIGEVITRGDSTVKGQPGPLTANVPPDDQRLLEVMDMAAELRAPIMVSAGHVFSDELEHMVAHNPRAFVIWSHAGEPRDQYPVLGHTTTSKIEQLLVKYPNLYMDLSGGLLLLPPSAPDSLVNPDGTVREAWKVLFQQFPSRFVAGVDVGPDPAQVKQAVTYLRFVLGQLPPVVAEAIAYKNIEVIIPK
- a CDS encoding nodulation protein NfeD, yielding MNAHSLSALRRIFTILLLLAGVASLAVDVARAAAPTIRVLQIKGTINPVTAGYLVRGIQQAEEDRAGVVLIEVDTPGGLDTSMREMVQAIVNSRVPVVTYVAPAGARAASAGMFIVMAGHIAAMAPNTAIGAAHPVNLGGGEQSSQDRVSANKAEADAAAYARSIAELRGRNKEWAEGAVRLTDTAKGSATADEALKLNVIDLVATNRDDLLDKLEGRNVRLLTGEATLQTRLAPQEVVEMSLFESFLFAISNPNVAFILLSLATIGIFFELANPGAILPGVVGGVFLLLALYSLGTLDVNWTGLLLIAFAFLLFLAEVFVTSHGILAVGGVISFALGAMLLFSASPLFALDLRVLGIVLAALIAYFAFVTVMVRKAHLLRVTVGGAETLVGRTATARTDLSPEGYVFIEGERWLARAEGAPVKEGDTVTISKVKGMKLWVMAARKEEEENA
- a CDS encoding slipin family protein, with amino-acid sequence MNVITLIVALGILLLLLLIIVPSTVRIVQEYERGVMFRLGRLLGPRGPGVIVMIPFVERMQKVDLRIITLNVPAQECITKDNVTVRVNAVVYFRVVDPNAAVVKVVDHIQATSLMSQTTLRSVLGQSDMDELLTQRERINQRLQRIIDEQTEPWGVKVSQVEVKDMELPQGMQRAMARQAEAERERRAKIIHAEGEAQAAERLAQAAQLMSVHPASLQLRYLQTLAEISTEKSTIVVFPLPVDLLQGFLKTVPSSPPTPPAKTS